The following coding sequences lie in one Prosthecobacter vanneervenii genomic window:
- a CDS encoding sulfatase — MPTTNLTRRHTLKTVVLTVTGTLLAWYLSALLSFAGNSYGFNNRFSEVALQHHWWYLVWSNLVVLKGYLLVAAGYVALIYPLVRLWGRVRPATRRGVVWRTLLFAGLLYGFFIFRLMLEKPYFGDYSYLLGWYDALGRVCGTRVQDAVHALISQVFPVAAVVVAALFYLFELRRWFARTARPLLFSFGAVAGILALLAVSGYGVSRAPDAEELAGGRKRPKNIVILGSDSLRGDHLSCNGYARQTSPNIDRIAAKGVNFERCLTPIASTLESLASMFSSQYPHTHGVRHMFPNRAMVNRANREAPSLGAELQRLGYDTTVIGDWCACSFNELPMGFKNIIVSDFDNFRVYMSEVVFLHHQILPLFFDNRVGHMLFPKLKSFANYMTPEVVTDQVIGRIRQRAEDRKPFLLFGYYSCTHLPYKTPTHYAKLWTDPKYDGPHKHELALNVDQFIGGTDINEKWSKLPREEVEQITALYDGCVRMFDDSVGRVVAELEKQGLMDDTIILITGDHGDDLFEPNCTFGHGTTFNGGDQANRVPAILHVPGLKQPQRHTQLTRTLDFAPTLLDLVGAPPQPRFEGTSLAPLIRDEKQSLDLAYFGETSYLFFRRTIPGEEPLFIPPMDETTFIDPDFDFHFVLKDKFQDAVLKTKEHCVRTERFKYIRTPGVHHSIERLFDVRADPHCEHDVKLRYPEVKARLSAAMDQWLTTHKQSTTAEIYGILGEDTLQPVAP, encoded by the coding sequence ATGCCCACTACCAACCTGACACGCCGCCATACTCTGAAGACCGTCGTGCTGACCGTGACGGGGACGCTGCTGGCGTGGTATCTGAGCGCGTTGCTGAGCTTTGCGGGGAACTCGTACGGGTTTAACAACCGCTTCTCGGAAGTGGCGCTACAGCACCATTGGTGGTACCTGGTGTGGAGCAATCTGGTGGTACTGAAGGGCTACCTGCTGGTGGCGGCAGGCTATGTAGCGCTGATTTACCCGCTGGTACGGCTGTGGGGCCGGGTGCGGCCGGCGACACGCCGTGGTGTGGTGTGGCGCACGCTGCTGTTTGCAGGACTGTTGTACGGTTTTTTCATTTTCAGGCTGATGCTGGAGAAACCCTATTTTGGCGACTACAGCTACCTGCTGGGCTGGTATGATGCACTAGGGCGAGTGTGCGGCACCCGGGTGCAGGATGCGGTGCATGCGCTTATCTCGCAGGTGTTTCCTGTGGCTGCGGTGGTGGTGGCGGCGCTTTTCTACCTCTTTGAGCTGCGGCGGTGGTTTGCGCGCACGGCACGGCCGCTGCTCTTCAGCTTTGGGGCGGTGGCGGGAATCCTGGCGCTGCTGGCAGTGAGCGGGTATGGGGTGAGCCGTGCGCCGGATGCGGAGGAGCTGGCGGGCGGCAGGAAGAGGCCGAAAAATATCGTGATCCTGGGCTCGGACTCGCTGCGAGGAGATCATCTCTCGTGCAATGGGTACGCGCGGCAGACTTCTCCCAACATCGACCGCATCGCGGCAAAGGGAGTGAATTTTGAGCGCTGTCTGACGCCGATCGCCTCCACGCTGGAGTCGCTGGCGAGCATGTTTTCCTCGCAGTATCCGCACACGCATGGGGTGAGGCATATGTTTCCGAACCGTGCGATGGTGAACCGGGCGAACCGCGAGGCGCCGTCGCTGGGTGCGGAGCTGCAGCGGCTGGGCTATGACACGACGGTGATCGGTGACTGGTGTGCGTGCAGCTTTAACGAGCTGCCGATGGGTTTTAAAAACATCATCGTCTCTGATTTTGACAACTTCCGGGTGTACATGAGCGAGGTGGTTTTTCTGCATCACCAGATCCTGCCGCTGTTTTTTGACAACCGGGTGGGGCACATGCTCTTCCCGAAGCTGAAGTCCTTTGCGAACTACATGACGCCGGAGGTGGTGACGGACCAGGTGATCGGCCGAATCCGGCAGCGCGCGGAGGATCGGAAGCCGTTCCTGCTCTTTGGCTACTACTCGTGCACGCACCTGCCTTACAAGACGCCCACGCATTATGCGAAGCTGTGGACGGACCCGAAGTATGACGGCCCGCACAAACACGAGCTGGCGCTGAATGTGGACCAGTTCATCGGCGGCACGGACATCAATGAAAAGTGGAGCAAGCTGCCGCGCGAGGAGGTGGAGCAGATCACGGCGCTGTATGACGGCTGCGTGCGGATGTTTGACGATTCGGTTGGCCGCGTGGTGGCGGAGCTGGAGAAGCAGGGGCTGATGGATGACACGATCATCCTGATCACGGGAGATCATGGCGATGATCTCTTTGAGCCGAACTGCACCTTTGGCCACGGCACCACCTTCAACGGCGGAGATCAGGCCAACCGCGTGCCGGCCATTCTGCATGTGCCGGGGCTGAAGCAACCGCAGCGGCATACGCAGCTGACGCGCACGCTGGATTTTGCGCCGACGCTGCTGGACCTGGTGGGAGCACCGCCGCAGCCGCGTTTTGAGGGCACGAGCCTGGCCCCGCTCATTCGTGACGAGAAACAGAGTCTGGACCTGGCCTACTTTGGGGAGACGAGCTATCTCTTCTTCCGCCGCACCATCCCGGGGGAGGAGCCGCTTTTCATTCCGCCGATGGATGAGACGACGTTTATCGATCCGGACTTCGACTTTCACTTTGTGCTGAAGGACAAGTTTCAGGATGCGGTGCTGAAAACGAAGGAGCACTGTGTGCGCACAGAACGCTTCAAGTACATCCGTACGCCGGGGGTGCACCACTCTATCGAGCGGCTTTTTGATGTGCGTGCTGATCCGCACTGCGAGCATGATGTGAAGCTGCGCTATCCGGAGGTGAAGGCGCGGCTCTCCGC
- a CDS encoding C40 family peptidase, with protein sequence MAQYAVQPGDNPSKIASAFGMTLAQFQQLNPTLVEWGNWKVLFPGQLVNVADDTAAVPAQAAAPANAPGDFAAPPPWMQIAIMEVGVREWAGAADNPRILEYLRSCGISGSLLHDETAWCAAFVNWCVMQSGYQPRGSAKVSDWWNWGRPVAPTYGAICILQPLTVDQASSGHIGFLHAQDANNVWLLSGNSQNQVRISAYPRSKLYTNAPFRWAF encoded by the coding sequence ATGGCCCAATACGCAGTCCAACCCGGAGACAATCCCTCGAAGATCGCGAGCGCTTTTGGCATGACGCTGGCGCAGTTTCAGCAGCTTAACCCCACCTTGGTGGAGTGGGGAAACTGGAAGGTGCTCTTCCCCGGGCAGCTGGTGAACGTGGCGGACGACACGGCTGCTGTGCCTGCTCAAGCTGCAGCGCCTGCCAATGCTCCAGGAGATTTTGCTGCTCCGCCGCCGTGGATGCAGATCGCCATCATGGAGGTGGGGGTGCGTGAATGGGCCGGGGCAGCGGATAATCCGCGTATTTTGGAATATCTGCGGAGCTGCGGGATCAGCGGCAGCCTGCTGCATGATGAGACGGCGTGGTGTGCGGCCTTTGTGAACTGGTGCGTGATGCAGTCCGGCTACCAGCCGCGAGGCAGCGCCAAGGTGTCTGACTGGTGGAACTGGGGCCGCCCAGTGGCCCCGACGTATGGCGCCATCTGCATCCTGCAACCGCTGACGGTTGACCAGGCCAGCAGCGGGCACATCGGCTTTCTGCACGCGCAGGATGCGAACAATGTGTGGCTGCTGAGCGGCAACTCGCAGAACCAGGTGCGGATCTCCGCCTATCCGCGCAGCAAGCTGTACACCAACGCGCCTTTTCGATGGGCGTTTTAA
- a CDS encoding ABC transporter ATP-binding protein → MPDTEPIIKLVDICKSYQMGDTLQRVLQGVSLSIYPGEYVCIMGPSGCGKSTLLNVLGCLDQPTTGDYYLGGQNVAHLEDNELSAARNRNLGFIFQSYNLIQQLSVIENIAVPMYYGGAKDTDMYETGVRLATQVGLEHRLHHKPTELSGGQQQRVAIARALSNNPLVILADEATGNLDSKSGKEILELFDELNMQGKTLVFVTHDERMVERCTRIIRLKDGVVEHDVAGAKADRLRGKVIGQHYGLAA, encoded by the coding sequence ATGCCGGACACCGAGCCCATCATCAAGCTGGTGGACATCTGCAAGAGCTACCAGATGGGGGATACCCTCCAGCGCGTGCTGCAGGGGGTGTCACTGTCGATCTATCCCGGAGAGTACGTCTGCATCATGGGGCCTTCTGGCTGTGGGAAGTCCACGCTGCTGAATGTGCTGGGCTGCCTGGACCAGCCAACGACGGGGGACTACTACCTCGGTGGGCAGAATGTGGCGCATCTGGAGGACAATGAGCTCTCTGCAGCGCGGAACCGAAACCTGGGGTTCATTTTCCAAAGCTACAATCTGATCCAGCAGCTGAGCGTGATCGAAAACATCGCTGTGCCGATGTACTACGGTGGAGCGAAGGATACAGACATGTATGAGACGGGAGTGCGGCTGGCCACGCAGGTGGGGCTGGAGCACCGGCTGCATCACAAACCGACAGAGCTTTCCGGCGGGCAGCAGCAGCGTGTGGCGATCGCGCGCGCGCTTTCGAACAATCCGCTGGTGATCCTGGCGGACGAGGCCACGGGAAATCTGGACTCGAAGTCCGGTAAGGAGATTTTAGAGCTTTTTGATGAGCTGAACATGCAGGGGAAGACGCTGGTCTTTGTGACACATGACGAGCGCATGGTGGAGCGCTGCACGCGCATCATCCGCCTGAAGGATGGTGTGGTGGAGCATGATGTGGCGGGAGCCAAAGCAGACCGTCTGCGCGGCAAGGTGATAGGCCAGCATTATGGGCTGGCGGCGTAA
- a CDS encoding efflux RND transporter periplasmic adaptor subunit, which translates to MKKAKPSKKIIITAGVCALAVAGWWSMSDGGSKTEKVPTFIVQRGPLEINVLQGGEIRALQNYEVKSEIEIPTKILNLIPEGYMITEEDVKDGKVLIELDNTDVKSKIETHEIEFQTTVSSYIEADENREIQRSENQTLVRDMKQVAMFALMDFEKYLGRDVTASILKAAKLPADVEAFEKYADTLETQANSTPNSEAMIAKKEKEAGEKDDAPAVKKTLAAMPPSEMIDFSPFLEQKGESDGEAQQKLRQLEDDMLLHRSELALAKQKVESTKRLAAKKFVTATLLENDEVSLDKVELSVKTSETALALYKKYEFSKQCATFLAAYREALNKLQRTIRANRSRMAQAETRFTTAKRRYEMELARRENLEQQLKACVIKAPQAGLVAYGDLNASASYNYNNSIEEGATVRLRQTLLTIPDMSQMGVRVNVHESQIKKVKIGQPVKVRVDAEPGKELDGRVAELAVLPDSSSSRYTPNLKVYPCTIHINGYHPWMKPGMNAKVEIIVNQLADVLYVPVQSIEVEQDHHYCYVNKNGTLERREVSTGLFNDEFIEVRNGLQGGEAVALALPKKAETDMGGQQPSSKPHEPDGGGGKGKAAKAKEKDVAMTKS; encoded by the coding sequence ATGAAGAAAGCCAAACCCAGCAAAAAAATCATCATCACGGCAGGCGTGTGTGCACTGGCCGTGGCTGGCTGGTGGAGCATGTCCGATGGCGGATCCAAGACGGAAAAGGTGCCCACATTCATCGTGCAGAGAGGCCCGCTGGAAATCAACGTGCTGCAGGGCGGTGAAATCCGCGCGCTGCAGAACTATGAAGTGAAGAGCGAGATCGAAATCCCCACCAAGATCCTGAATCTGATCCCCGAGGGGTACATGATCACGGAGGAGGATGTGAAGGATGGGAAGGTGCTGATCGAGCTGGACAACACGGATGTGAAGTCGAAGATCGAGACGCACGAGATCGAGTTTCAGACGACGGTTTCCAGCTACATCGAGGCTGATGAGAACCGCGAGATCCAGCGCAGCGAGAACCAGACGCTGGTGCGTGACATGAAGCAGGTGGCGATGTTTGCGCTGATGGACTTTGAAAAGTATCTTGGGCGCGATGTGACGGCATCCATCCTGAAGGCTGCGAAGCTGCCTGCGGATGTGGAGGCTTTTGAGAAATATGCGGACACCCTGGAGACGCAGGCAAACTCGACGCCGAATTCGGAGGCAATGATCGCCAAGAAAGAGAAGGAGGCCGGTGAAAAAGATGATGCGCCTGCTGTCAAGAAGACGCTGGCAGCGATGCCGCCGAGCGAGATGATCGACTTCTCCCCTTTCCTGGAACAGAAGGGCGAGAGCGATGGTGAGGCGCAGCAGAAGCTGAGGCAGCTGGAGGATGACATGCTGCTGCACCGCTCCGAGCTGGCGCTGGCAAAGCAGAAGGTGGAATCCACCAAGCGGCTTGCAGCGAAAAAATTTGTGACCGCCACGCTGTTGGAGAACGACGAGGTGAGCCTGGACAAGGTGGAGCTTTCGGTCAAGACCTCAGAGACGGCTCTGGCGCTGTACAAGAAGTATGAATTCAGCAAGCAATGCGCCACCTTCCTGGCTGCCTATCGCGAGGCGCTGAACAAGCTGCAACGCACGATCCGGGCAAACCGCTCCCGCATGGCGCAGGCGGAGACGAGATTCACCACGGCCAAGCGTCGCTATGAGATGGAGCTGGCGCGTCGTGAAAATCTGGAACAGCAGCTCAAGGCGTGTGTGATCAAGGCACCTCAGGCGGGGCTGGTGGCGTACGGCGACCTTAATGCGAGCGCTTCCTATAATTACAACAACAGCATCGAGGAGGGGGCAACTGTGAGGCTTCGCCAGACGCTGCTGACGATCCCTGACATGAGCCAGATGGGGGTGCGTGTGAATGTACACGAGTCCCAGATCAAGAAGGTAAAAATTGGTCAGCCGGTGAAAGTGCGGGTGGATGCAGAGCCCGGCAAGGAGCTGGACGGCCGTGTGGCCGAACTGGCGGTGCTGCCTGACAGCAGCAGCAGCCGCTACACCCCCAACCTGAAGGTGTATCCCTGCACCATCCATATCAATGGCTACCACCCCTGGATGAAGCCTGGGATGAACGCCAAAGTGGAGATCATCGTGAACCAACTGGCAGACGTGCTGTATGTGCCTGTGCAGTCCATCGAGGTGGAGCAGGACCACCACTATTGCTACGTGAACAAGAATGGCACGCTGGAGCGGCGGGAGGTTAGCACAGGGCTTTTCAATGACGAATTTATCGAAGTACGCAATGGCCTGCAGGGCGGTGAAGCCGTGGCCCTCGCGCTACCGAAGAAGGCCGAGACTGACATGGGCGGACAGCAGCCAAGCTCAAAGCCTCACGAGCCTGATGGCGGCGGTGGCAAAGGCAAGGCTGCCAAGGCGAAGGAAAAAGACGTGGCCATGACCAAATCGTGA
- a CDS encoding TolC family protein gives MLLALGLSACSTGFYKKWADKETYGILRKKASKVPNSGQDFLDITPPPPVSMEELRKNMKKEEFLGDRAFVEEGARVINLAKALDLAVHRNRNYLTQKEAVYQAALGLTLTRQQYSPILAGSGSGTKSSNVTLSGVNNLVRTSTQTTTGNLGVSALTRTGAQIATNLTTNFVKFLTGGGNSNGLSQLGVSLTQPILAGTGYLSASETLTQAERNVIYSIRTFAQFRKSFVVSITQQYYSAIQSRETARNAYLAFKAFDFVVARETAMQAENAANSTKSSVFRLVQSRIVFNRNWLNAIQSYEAALDNLKINLGLPVTERIVLDYKDKEDLKIIEVPGTVEDAIAVGLSNRLDVWNLRDQVEDASRKVLVAKQQVLPTVNALVNYSVLDNPGRKQFGLEPENRNYSMGFNADLNLNQKPERNVMRSAIITEQQARRALDLSEETVRSAIRADWRNLQLARKQYELARTGMELSTSRLEVEEAFNAEGLGTAINLVDAQRDMNDTRNLMVSTSINYTLVRLQLYLDMGVLFIDKDGGWISVLNKEKPQGE, from the coding sequence ATGCTTCTGGCCCTAGGGTTGAGTGCGTGCAGCACGGGCTTTTACAAGAAATGGGCAGACAAGGAAACCTATGGCATCCTGCGCAAGAAGGCGAGCAAGGTGCCGAACTCCGGGCAGGACTTTCTGGACATCACTCCGCCACCGCCAGTGAGCATGGAGGAACTGCGGAAGAACATGAAGAAGGAGGAGTTTCTAGGAGACCGTGCCTTTGTGGAAGAGGGGGCGCGGGTGATCAATCTGGCCAAGGCACTGGATCTGGCGGTGCACCGCAATCGAAACTACCTGACTCAGAAGGAGGCGGTGTATCAGGCGGCGCTGGGCCTGACGCTGACCCGGCAGCAGTATTCTCCCATCCTGGCTGGCAGCGGCTCGGGCACCAAGAGCAGCAACGTGACCTTGTCCGGGGTCAACAATCTGGTGCGTACGTCCACACAGACCACCACAGGAAATCTGGGGGTGTCTGCGCTGACGCGTACGGGGGCGCAGATCGCAACGAATTTAACGACGAATTTCGTGAAGTTCCTGACCGGGGGTGGCAACAGCAACGGTCTCTCACAACTGGGGGTCTCGCTGACGCAGCCGATCCTGGCTGGCACGGGCTATCTTTCTGCATCGGAGACGCTGACGCAGGCGGAGCGCAATGTGATCTACTCGATCCGCACCTTTGCGCAGTTCCGGAAGTCCTTTGTGGTGAGCATCACCCAGCAGTATTACAGCGCTATTCAATCCCGCGAGACGGCGCGCAATGCTTATCTGGCCTTCAAGGCGTTTGACTTTGTGGTGGCGCGAGAGACGGCGATGCAGGCGGAGAACGCCGCGAACAGCACGAAGTCCTCCGTGTTTCGTCTGGTGCAGTCCCGAATCGTATTCAACCGCAACTGGCTCAATGCGATCCAGTCGTATGAAGCGGCGCTGGACAACCTGAAGATCAACCTGGGGCTGCCGGTGACGGAGCGGATCGTGCTGGATTACAAGGACAAGGAGGATCTGAAGATCATCGAGGTGCCAGGCACTGTGGAGGATGCCATCGCCGTAGGATTGAGCAACCGGCTCGATGTGTGGAACCTGCGCGACCAGGTGGAGGACGCCAGCCGCAAGGTTCTGGTGGCCAAGCAGCAGGTGCTGCCGACGGTGAACGCGCTGGTGAACTACAGCGTGCTGGATAATCCCGGCCGCAAGCAGTTTGGTCTGGAGCCGGAGAACCGCAACTACAGCATGGGCTTCAACGCGGACCTGAACCTGAACCAGAAGCCGGAGCGAAATGTGATGCGAAGCGCGATCATCACGGAGCAGCAGGCCCGGCGTGCGCTGGACCTTTCTGAAGAGACCGTGCGCAGCGCCATACGCGCCGACTGGCGAAACCTGCAACTGGCCCGCAAGCAGTATGAGCTGGCGCGGACGGGGATGGAGCTGAGCACCTCGCGTCTGGAGGTGGAAGAGGCCTTCAATGCCGAGGGACTGGGCACAGCGATCAACCTGGTGGACGCCCAGCGCGACATGAACGACACGCGAAACCTGATGGTGTCCACTTCCATCAACTACACCCTGGTGCGTCTCCAGCTCTATCTGGACATGGGCGTGCTCTTCATTGATAAAGACGGGGGGTGGATAAGCGTATTGAACAAGGAGAAACCTCAAGGAGAATGA